A genomic stretch from Defluviimonas aquaemixtae includes:
- a CDS encoding electron transfer flavoprotein subunit alpha/FixB family protein, translating to MAVLLLGEVTDGQLSVDATAKALTAAKMLGEVTVLCAGAKAADAAAEAAKLDGVKKVLCAEDPSLGHRLAEPTAALIAKLAGDYTHIVAPATTDAKNVLPRVAALLDVMVISDVSGVVDGETFERPIYAGNAIQTVKSSDKIKVVSARTSTFDPAGDGGSAPVETISATDNPGLSEWVEDKVAASDRPELTSAGIVVSGGRGVGSKDDFHLIEKLADKLGAAVGASRAAVDSGYAPNDWQVGQTGKVVAPQLYVAVGISGAIQHLAGMKDSKVIVAINKDEEAPIFQVADYGLVADLFTAVPELIEKL from the coding sequence ATGGCTGTTCTTCTTCTTGGCGAAGTGACCGACGGCCAGCTTTCGGTCGATGCCACCGCAAAGGCGCTCACGGCGGCAAAGATGCTCGGCGAGGTGACGGTGCTCTGCGCCGGTGCCAAGGCTGCCGACGCTGCGGCCGAGGCGGCGAAGCTCGACGGCGTGAAGAAGGTCTTGTGCGCCGAGGACCCCTCGCTCGGGCATCGGCTGGCCGAACCGACGGCGGCGCTGATCGCGAAGCTCGCGGGCGACTACACTCATATCGTCGCGCCTGCGACGACCGATGCAAAGAACGTACTGCCGCGCGTTGCGGCGCTTCTCGACGTGATGGTGATCTCGGACGTCTCGGGCGTGGTCGATGGCGAGACATTCGAGCGGCCAATCTATGCCGGCAATGCGATCCAGACCGTGAAGTCATCGGACAAGATAAAGGTCGTCTCGGCCCGCACGTCGACGTTCGATCCGGCGGGCGACGGCGGCTCGGCCCCGGTCGAGACTATCTCGGCGACAGACAATCCCGGCCTTTCGGAATGGGTCGAGGACAAGGTGGCGGCCTCGGACCGGCCCGAGCTGACCTCGGCCGGCATCGTCGTCTCGGGCGGCCGCGGCGTCGGCTCGAAGGACGACTTCCACCTGATCGAGAAGCTTGCCGACAAGCTCGGCGCGGCCGTGGGCGCATCCCGCGCCGCGGTCGATTCAGGCTACGCGCCGAACGATTGGCAGGTCGGCCAGACCGGCAAGGTCGTGGCTCCGCAGCTCTACGTGGCGGTCGGCATCTCCGGCGCGATCCAGCACCTGGCTGGCATGAAGGATTCGAAGGTCATCGTCGCGATCAACAAGGACGAGGAGGCACCGATCTTCCAGGTGGCCGATTACGGCCTGGTCGCCGACCTCTTCACCGCCGTGCCGGAACTGATCGAGAAGCTCTGA
- a CDS encoding phytanoyl-CoA dioxygenase family protein: protein MNTPPNRQSGYYASDLCDLSEFASLVARQMAPAEVPNASDIQQNIPAYEVPALADRLEDPNERRTLMAEWASVLNGGAGVFVLMQAQPDHGAIDDATTAYEQMIAEEKRAGRDGADHFATAGSNDRIWNSLQKLCLAAPETFVRYFDSPAMDAASEAWLGPNYQMTAQVNLVHPGGKAQQAHRDYHLGFQTAEVSATYPAHVHVLSPLMTLQGGLAHCDMTIESGPTKLLPFSQLYRPGYAAWRRDDFRAYFEENYVQLPLRKGDAIFFNPALFHAAGENRSAEVHRMVNLLQVSSAFGRAMESVDRVAMCKALYAPLYAAWDAGDLSEAGLDAVIASSAEGYSFPTNLDTDPPVAGLAPESQAALLRKSVLARLPEDQVTALLDQQAARKRA from the coding sequence ATGAATACCCCGCCAAACCGGCAGAGCGGCTACTACGCGTCGGATCTCTGCGATCTGAGCGAGTTCGCATCCCTCGTTGCGCGCCAGATGGCCCCGGCAGAGGTGCCGAACGCCTCGGATATCCAGCAAAACATCCCGGCCTATGAGGTTCCGGCCCTGGCGGATCGACTAGAAGACCCGAACGAGCGCAGGACGCTGATGGCCGAATGGGCGTCGGTCCTGAACGGCGGTGCTGGCGTGTTCGTGCTGATGCAGGCGCAGCCGGATCACGGCGCGATCGACGACGCGACAACCGCATACGAGCAGATGATCGCCGAGGAAAAGCGGGCCGGACGCGACGGGGCCGATCACTTCGCCACGGCGGGCAGCAATGACCGGATCTGGAATTCGCTGCAAAAGCTCTGCCTTGCAGCCCCCGAGACCTTCGTCCGGTATTTCGACTCTCCTGCGATGGACGCGGCGTCCGAAGCCTGGCTTGGACCGAACTATCAGATGACGGCACAGGTCAACCTCGTCCATCCGGGCGGCAAGGCGCAACAGGCCCATCGCGATTATCACCTGGGCTTTCAGACCGCCGAGGTCAGCGCCACGTACCCCGCACATGTCCATGTCCTGTCGCCGCTGATGACCCTGCAGGGCGGTCTCGCCCACTGCGACATGACGATAGAAAGCGGTCCGACGAAGCTGCTTCCGTTCTCGCAGCTCTATCGCCCCGGCTATGCGGCCTGGCGGCGCGATGATTTCCGCGCCTACTTCGAAGAGAACTACGTTCAGCTACCGCTGCGGAAAGGCGATGCGATCTTCTTCAATCCCGCGCTGTTTCACGCCGCCGGGGAAAACCGCAGCGCGGAAGTCCACCGCATGGTGAACTTGCTGCAGGTATCGTCAGCCTTTGGACGCGCGATGGAAAGCGTAGATCGCGTGGCCATGTGCAAGGCGCTCTATGCCCCGCTCTATGCGGCCTGGGACGCCGGCGATCTTTCAGAGGCCGGGCTCGATGCGGTGATCGCTTCGTCCGCCGAAGGCTATTCCTTTCCGACTAACCTCGACACTGACCCGCCGGTCGCGGGGCTCGCGCCCGAGTCGCAGGCCGCGTTGCTCAGGAAATCGGTTCTGGCGCGACTGCCCGAGGATCAGGTGACTGCCCTTCTGGACCAACAGGCCGCGCGAAAGCGGGCGTGA